In one Cyanobacterium sp. T60_A2020_053 genomic region, the following are encoded:
- the grpE gene encoding nucleotide exchange factor GrpE: MNKNQRPSPLPESPSPLPESPSPLPENLIISQENQEKILSELKNLLFERGKLNQQLVINNQENETKEENLYQEMLDIYDSLEFLINYLDNNSKEGEMNVKALKRLPKFVGSIQEKLLTILGRREVKKIDFNGEFPDYNICQVIDREIRNDVPDKSITKIIRQGFKYQEKILRPVEVITAKTEETQIESAK, encoded by the coding sequence ATGAATAAAAACCAGCGCCCCTCACCATTACCAGAAAGCCCCTCACCATTACCAGAAAGCCCTTCACCATTACCAGAAAATCTAATAATTTCCCAAGAAAATCAAGAGAAAATTTTATCAGAGCTTAAAAATCTCTTATTTGAAAGAGGAAAATTAAATCAACAATTAGTTATAAATAATCAAGAAAATGAAACAAAAGAAGAAAATTTATATCAAGAAATGTTAGATATTTATGATAGTTTAGAATTTTTAATTAACTACTTAGATAACAACAGCAAAGAAGGAGAAATGAATGTTAAAGCCTTAAAAAGATTACCAAAATTTGTAGGTAGTATTCAAGAAAAACTACTGACAATTTTAGGGCGTAGAGAAGTGAAAAAAATAGACTTTAATGGAGAATTTCCCGACTACAATATATGTCAAGTAATCGATAGAGAAATCAGAAATGATGTGCCAGATAAAAGCATTACCAAAATTATTCGTCAGGGGTTTAAATATCAAGAAAAAATTTTGCGCCCAGTGGAAGTAATTACCGCTAAAACAGAAGAAACTCAAATAGAATCTGCTAAATAA
- a CDS encoding DUF29 domain-containing protein translates to MTVGEKISLKELYEVDDYLWIQETVKLLKENRLAELDLDNLIEELQDLGSEKKLAVKSLLEQIIRHLLLLEYWQLQYENNRNHWEAEIVSFRTQINERMTTNFYNYLGDNLSAIYSKAVKYVQKKSRLDTFPPQCPYTLDQLLDEDWFPQK, encoded by the coding sequence ATGACGGTTGGAGAAAAAATAAGTTTAAAGGAATTATATGAAGTTGATGATTATTTGTGGATACAAGAAACGGTAAAATTATTAAAAGAAAATAGATTAGCTGAGTTAGATTTAGATAATTTAATTGAGGAGTTACAAGATTTGGGTAGCGAAAAAAAACTAGCAGTAAAAAGTCTGTTAGAACAAATAATTAGACATTTATTGTTATTGGAATATTGGCAGTTACAATATGAAAATAATCGTAATCATTGGGAAGCTGAAATAGTCAGTTTCCGAACTCAAATTAATGAGCGCATGACAACTAATTTTTATAATTATTTAGGTGATAATCTTTCTGCTATTTATAGCAAAGCTGTTAAGTATGTGCAAAAAAAATCGAGGTTAGATACTTTTCCGCCACAATGTCCTTACACTTTAGATCAATTATTGGATGAGGATTGGTTTCCTCAAAAATAG
- a CDS encoding molecular chaperone DnaJ, which produces MTISNNNIYVNPYDILGVAEGASSAEITIAFKKAMQQKKYSVKQIAEARKQLMNPQQRLMADFLKPNLPIIQRFKKSNLSILNQPIPIIKLSEDFNIKIDDKNMNKIEQKLAEQLLLLS; this is translated from the coding sequence ATGACCATTAGTAATAACAATATCTATGTTAATCCTTATGATATTTTAGGTGTAGCGGAGGGCGCTTCTTCTGCTGAAATTACCATTGCTTTTAAAAAAGCAATGCAACAGAAAAAGTATAGTGTCAAACAAATTGCTGAAGCTAGAAAACAATTAATGAATCCTCAGCAAAGGTTGATGGCTGATTTTTTAAAGCCAAATTTGCCGATAATTCAAAGGTTTAAAAAGTCTAATTTATCTATATTAAATCAGCCAATCCCAATCATCAAATTATCTGAAGATTTTAATATAAAAATCGATGATAAGAATATGAATAAGATAGAGCAAAAATTGGCTGAACAATTATTATTATTATCTTAA
- a CDS encoding peptidase M, neutral zinc metallopeptidase, zinc-binding site: protein MGLFDFIGQTSNILKKNSESKQKLAKAQELAKVKKLPEAIKLVEEIKTLWQDNPSGYEQIVRDLSGGNLLTEINSEHLKWTTNLRKAHHYLKQGIDLFKQDKNDPFQSQNLEKALDYLQKADKLLYDNQIFASVEIIKQKLAQRKSFHELWQKANQEEKRGHFESGLEYLYKAKKLFNVTEVKKKIIDFETQLILQREYEDTLKDVKEIISIGNFNLALRKLNSALSKFIRKDGEDLQAKLNKIIQAENCYQKGLIAEKNNDFENAKKSYLATLHHWQTFPDINYRLAVVEVKQNNYSSALSYLQSLKGENVDYLRGFIYLQQNQWQKTAQAWQKISNPILKQDLESLSILLNRSRFELIANIEKLVSAGKYEEAQHQSVEFWANYGHNAIIENNLNNHIKPLLDTQIWQEEDSLKRVKILQENWRKNSDITSLHNLTIALYSHCQKDEKYLETWLSFWMTNIFNLNDNPQLKNLSWLDSTQINYQEVEENLMQIASSTIDSYKNDNLPRYFQLRDIFRRDKLALELMNKKSYQKIKLGDILITPSLYQQESNHLKKIPLKDNILHSLYTDWGLAVSACLTGDTERGIQIKPARNPELSVEKYANNLLTYYEGCYHLQNDSWQKAMALLQQVKSLIKSNREWQENIEKLCKKQRQKIDKLEDELKFAESWYNLLDSSVSASYFAEQKAINIYNRLVNDDITLSDAISELNKLKKLAPNNVLVNDVYGKVKIQQELTTIQDLLKRNDYEGAVQKAKYSSHHEVKYRIAKFFIEIVLNAIQKPNSLSYEDKVVLRDIANWAHQICPNEAEFIPLYRALDLY, encoded by the coding sequence ATGGGATTATTTGATTTTATCGGTCAAACAAGCAACATTCTGAAAAAGAATAGCGAAAGTAAACAAAAACTAGCAAAAGCACAAGAATTAGCCAAAGTCAAAAAGCTACCAGAAGCAATTAAATTAGTTGAAGAAATAAAAACCTTATGGCAAGATAACCCATCAGGTTATGAACAAATAGTGCGTGATTTATCAGGAGGAAATTTATTAACAGAAATTAATTCAGAGCATCTAAAATGGACAACTAACTTAAGAAAAGCACACCATTATCTTAAGCAAGGGATTGATTTATTTAAACAAGATAAAAATGACCCTTTTCAATCTCAAAACTTAGAAAAAGCCCTTGATTATTTGCAAAAAGCAGATAAATTATTATACGATAATCAAATTTTTGCTAGTGTTGAGATAATTAAACAAAAATTAGCTCAAAGAAAAAGTTTTCATGAATTATGGCAAAAAGCTAATCAAGAGGAAAAAAGAGGTCATTTTGAAAGTGGTTTAGAATATTTATATAAAGCTAAAAAATTATTCAATGTTACCGAAGTTAAAAAGAAAATTATTGACTTTGAAACCCAGCTAATCTTACAGCGAGAATATGAAGATACCCTAAAAGATGTTAAAGAGATAATTTCTATCGGTAATTTTAACTTAGCTTTAAGAAAATTAAACTCAGCTTTAAGTAAATTTATTCGTAAAGATGGGGAAGATTTACAAGCTAAATTAAATAAAATTATTCAAGCTGAAAATTGTTATCAAAAAGGCTTGATTGCTGAAAAAAATAATGATTTTGAAAATGCTAAAAAATCTTATTTAGCAACATTGCATCACTGGCAAACTTTTCCTGATATTAATTATCGTTTAGCAGTAGTGGAAGTTAAACAAAATAATTATTCTTCGGCTTTATCTTATTTACAATCTTTAAAGGGAGAAAACGTTGACTATTTACGAGGATTTATTTATCTACAACAAAATCAATGGCAAAAAACTGCCCAAGCATGGCAAAAAATTAGTAATCCTATTTTGAAACAAGATTTAGAATCCCTGTCAATTTTATTAAATCGAAGTAGATTTGAATTGATTGCTAATATTGAAAAATTAGTTAGTGCCGGAAAGTATGAAGAAGCACAGCACCAATCTGTAGAATTTTGGGCAAATTATGGTCATAATGCTATTATTGAAAATAACTTAAACAACCATATTAAGCCTTTACTTGACACCCAAATATGGCAAGAAGAAGATTCTTTAAAAAGAGTTAAAATATTACAAGAAAATTGGCGTAAAAATTCAGATATTACCAGTTTACATAACTTAACTATTGCTCTTTATTCTCACTGTCAAAAGGATGAAAAATATCTCGAAACTTGGCTTAGTTTTTGGATGACAAATATTTTCAATCTTAATGATAATCCTCAACTAAAAAATTTATCTTGGCTTGATTCTACACAAATTAATTATCAAGAGGTAGAAGAAAATTTGATGCAAATAGCTTCTAGCACAATTGACAGCTATAAAAATGATAATTTACCAAGATATTTTCAGCTTAGGGATATTTTTCGCCGTGATAAATTAGCTTTAGAGTTAATGAATAAAAAATCATATCAAAAAATAAAATTAGGAGATATTTTAATTACTCCTAGTTTGTATCAACAGGAAAGTAATCACTTGAAAAAAATACCATTAAAAGACAATATATTACACAGTTTATATACCGATTGGGGATTAGCCGTCAGCGCCTGTCTCACTGGCGATACAGAAAGAGGTATTCAAATTAAACCAGCGAGAAATCCTGAATTATCAGTGGAAAAATATGCTAATAATTTACTGACTTATTATGAAGGTTGTTATCACTTACAAAATGATTCATGGCAGAAGGCGATGGCATTATTACAACAAGTTAAAAGTTTGATTAAAAGTAATCGGGAATGGCAAGAAAATATTGAAAAATTATGTAAAAAACAACGACAAAAAATTGATAAACTTGAGGATGAGTTGAAATTTGCCGAATCATGGTATAACTTGTTAGATTCTTCTGTTTCAGCTAGTTATTTTGCTGAACAAAAAGCGATAAATATTTATAATAGATTGGTTAATGATGATATTACTTTATCTGACGCTATTAGTGAATTAAATAAACTTAAAAAACTAGCTCCTAATAATGTTTTAGTTAATGATGTATATGGTAAAGTAAAAATACAACAAGAATTGACGACAATTCAAGACTTATTAAAGAGAAATGACTATGAAGGAGCAGTACAAAAAGCCAAATATTCTTCTCACCATGAAGTAAAATATAGAATAGCTAAATTCTTTATCGAAATTGTCCTTAATGCCATTCAAAAGCCAAATTCTTTAAGTTATGAAGATAAAGTGGTATTGCGTGATATTGCAAACTGGGCGCACCAAATTTGCCCTAATGAAGCAGAGTTTATCCCATTATATCGAGCGTTAGATTTATATTAA
- a CDS encoding BrnT family toxin, which translates to MEFEWNEEKRDRNYAKHSVTFEFATLLFKQDYLCQFDNRFDYGEDRYQALGEVEGVVLMVAYTVIESEKIRLISARKATKNERRIWEKYYYE; encoded by the coding sequence ATGGAGTTTGAATGGAATGAGGAGAAAAGAGATCGAAATTATGCTAAACACAGCGTGACCTTTGAATTTGCTACGCTATTATTTAAACAGGACTATCTTTGTCAGTTTGATAATCGTTTTGATTATGGGGAGGATAGATACCAAGCATTAGGTGAGGTCGAAGGTGTTGTTTTGATGGTCGCATATACCGTTATTGAAAGTGAAAAAATTAGGTTAATTTCAGCTAGAAAAGCTACGAAAAATGAGCGTCGAATTTGGGAAAAATATTATTATGAATAA
- a CDS encoding Hsp70 family protein, with protein sequence MAFSVGIDLGTTNSVAGFKFSRDAEVVSDGEGALVRSVVTYGNNDFIVGETAYNALKNDPENVIISIKRLMGRGFGDDVVQQQLKHFGYKITQFSEGTKNSLSVWLDGKEYQPEDISALILRHMVQKAQNYQEKRGISGKITKAVITVPAYFNDQQRYATEVASQKAGLGKPRLLPEPTAAAISYGFNPESDDVKTILVYDFGGGTFDSSIITASGKDFIESGKAGDLWLGGDDIDNQLGELIKQKICAEEGLDSIDDLIEQMPYYQQVRFKADLKIATERAKIDLSSHDTAKINPSTPLLDEFGMAIPVNVTITRQEFEAMILPLIERSITICREAMQLSDYPEEFIDIILLVGGSSQIPLVQSEVKKAFGADKVKLHPRPMYAVAEGAGIVAAGLTQIEGTVSRDYCIKLTNNPRFPLIKQGDTLPITKHHTFKTIAEGQELIHFEFFSPDEVREGIDLKKNDETIGNMWLALDKPYPQGTEVDVTVELDEANSALTMTACLKNDPAVRVSGSFSRGKQDEEINNEVEQMIAQLNEAGNLTEVGAQRANHLAGEIIRASNQINLNGQVQQDRLIVAQEKLKELQYFANDDRDIIESHLRDFEFALRFGSDFMHEDQVNRLTLLSGEMGRALETNNISAMQKLAEDGNREFENLPQLVRVLLLIRAGVARANRLAPAHATVLNNKFANLLEAIERGDGSTADRILPELMEEIRPYFDQELPTGKIATGLRS encoded by the coding sequence ATGGCTTTTAGCGTTGGTATCGATTTAGGCACAACCAATTCCGTAGCAGGTTTCAAGTTTTCTCGTGATGCGGAGGTGGTTAGTGATGGGGAAGGGGCGCTGGTGCGCTCCGTTGTGACTTATGGTAATAATGATTTTATTGTGGGGGAAACTGCTTACAATGCCCTCAAAAATGACCCTGAAAATGTAATTATTTCCATTAAACGCTTGATGGGGCGTGGTTTTGGCGATGATGTGGTGCAACAACAGCTTAAACATTTTGGCTATAAAATTACTCAGTTTAGTGAGGGTACAAAAAATAGTCTTTCGGTATGGTTAGATGGTAAGGAGTATCAACCAGAAGATATTAGCGCCCTCATCCTGCGTCATATGGTGCAAAAAGCCCAAAATTATCAGGAAAAACGAGGTATTTCTGGGAAAATTACTAAAGCTGTTATTACTGTACCAGCTTATTTTAACGATCAACAACGCTATGCTACGGAAGTGGCTTCTCAGAAGGCAGGTTTAGGAAAACCTCGATTATTACCTGAACCTACTGCAGCCGCTATATCCTACGGTTTTAACCCCGAAAGCGATGACGTTAAAACTATCCTTGTTTATGATTTTGGTGGTGGTACATTTGACTCATCCATTATCACTGCGTCGGGAAAAGATTTTATCGAATCGGGTAAAGCTGGAGATTTATGGTTGGGAGGTGATGATATTGATAATCAGTTGGGAGAATTGATTAAACAAAAAATTTGTGCGGAGGAAGGATTAGATAGTATTGATGATCTAATTGAGCAAATGCCTTATTATCAACAGGTGCGTTTTAAGGCTGATTTGAAAATCGCTACGGAGAGGGCAAAAATTGACCTTAGTAGTCATGATACGGCGAAGATTAACCCTTCTACTCCTCTCCTTGATGAGTTTGGCATGGCGATTCCTGTCAATGTGACTATTACTCGTCAGGAGTTTGAGGCGATGATTTTGCCGTTAATTGAGCGCAGTATTACTATTTGTCGGGAAGCGATGCAGTTGTCGGATTATCCTGAAGAGTTTATCGATATTATCCTCTTGGTTGGTGGTTCTAGTCAAATTCCCCTCGTGCAATCGGAGGTTAAAAAGGCTTTTGGTGCTGATAAGGTGAAGTTACATCCTCGCCCTATGTATGCTGTGGCGGAGGGCGCTGGAATTGTGGCAGCTGGTTTAACGCAGATTGAAGGCACTGTTTCCCGTGATTATTGCATCAAGTTGACTAATAATCCTCGTTTTCCTCTCATTAAACAGGGTGACACTTTACCGATTACTAAACATCATACTTTTAAAACCATTGCTGAGGGTCAAGAATTAATCCATTTTGAGTTTTTTAGTCCTGATGAAGTGAGGGAAGGCATCGATTTAAAGAAAAATGACGAAACTATCGGCAATATGTGGTTAGCGTTGGATAAGCCCTATCCTCAAGGCACTGAGGTTGATGTTACGGTGGAGTTGGATGAGGCTAATTCGGCTTTAACTATGACGGCTTGTCTAAAAAATGATCCGGCGGTGCGTGTTAGTGGTAGTTTCTCTCGTGGTAAGCAAGATGAGGAAATTAATAACGAAGTAGAACAAATGATCGCTCAACTTAATGAAGCTGGTAATTTGACGGAAGTTGGGGCGCAAAGGGCAAATCATTTGGCTGGGGAAATTATCCGCGCTTCTAATCAAATTAACTTAAATGGGCAAGTGCAACAAGATCGTTTAATCGTAGCGCAAGAAAAATTAAAAGAGTTACAGTATTTTGCTAATGATGATCGAGATATTATTGAAAGTCATTTACGAGATTTTGAATTTGCGCTTAGATTTGGTAGTGATTTTATGCACGAAGATCAAGTTAATCGTCTTACTTTATTATCTGGAGAAATGGGGAGGGCGCTGGAAACAAATAACATTTCAGCTATGCAAAAATTAGCGGAAGATGGTAACAGGGAATTTGAAAATTTACCCCAATTAGTGCGAGTTTTACTCTTAATTAGAGCAGGAGTAGCAAGGGCAAATCGTCTCGCTCCAGCGCACGCCACCGTTTTAAATAATAAGTTTGCTAATCTTTTAGAGGCTATTGAAAGAGGGGATGGAAGCACTGCTGATCGTATTTTACCAGAATTAATGGAGGAAATTAGACCTTATTTTGATCAGGAGTTACCAACAGGTAAAATTGCTACTGGTTTAAGAAGTTAA
- a CDS encoding 50S ribosome-binding GTPase, which translates to MMNLKVWQWLILSFPIISVVSFFLIAGGIQIHQWGINWLWGVFIITLVGWRWLLVRWTKPLFPDIQEVITAVENDLQSSSVAKEDNQEILRQLENILENVIVKTREDAPFWEDLQLFASRCQELVREIAMIYYPDEKYPLLTIRIPQAYGLIRGTVDDMDKWMKQLSPALNQVTIAQGYEGYQLYRRFEPSARKLWQVWSWAQWAINPTVAMAKLASENTNKQANQELLINLSQVIREVALRNLARQAVLLYGKKDLSLNIPESKSNILPATKTQTLREILTASQSPEEIEQKPVNILMVGRTGAGKSSLINTLFNSQTAEVDVLPSTTEIKSYQWQKSTGEKLILWDTPGYEQINQADYLTNVLNYANESDIIVMLNPALDPALEMDRQFLLKLRENDIEVPLFLVVTQVDRLRPLREWQPPYDWQNGQKPKEISIRGALSYRQETLGEYCRQVLPIVTADYSNNPRGAWYDDILAMALLEAVTPAKQMRLARFFRNVEAKTAAAAKMIDKYSFQMATTQGLTNLLKSPVLQFISTLTTGSPRLAYLLAEKIPVEQLPVVIGKLQLAYDLFSLFDDDDIKFDLLSLWTLFVDSRTDPEKEAWALGHALMEYWCQNLSFSQLQSRYDFYLEGAKLI; encoded by the coding sequence ATTATGAATTTAAAAGTTTGGCAGTGGCTAATTCTCTCTTTTCCTATTATCTCGGTTGTGTCTTTTTTCCTCATCGCTGGGGGGATTCAAATACATCAATGGGGAATTAATTGGCTATGGGGAGTCTTTATCATAACTCTAGTGGGGTGGCGCTGGTTACTCGTGCGCTGGACAAAACCGCTATTTCCTGATATTCAAGAAGTTATTACTGCGGTGGAAAATGACTTACAGTCTTCCTCTGTCGCTAAAGAGGATAACCAAGAAATTTTACGACAATTAGAAAACATCCTCGAAAATGTTATCGTCAAAACTAGGGAAGATGCGCCTTTCTGGGAAGATTTACAACTCTTTGCTAGTCGTTGTCAGGAGTTGGTGCGAGAAATTGCTATGATTTATTATCCTGATGAAAAATACCCTCTTTTAACTATTCGCATCCCCCAAGCCTACGGTTTAATTCGTGGTACGGTGGATGATATGGATAAGTGGATGAAACAGTTATCCCCGGCGCTAAATCAAGTTACTATTGCCCAAGGTTACGAAGGTTATCAATTATATCGCCGTTTTGAGCCTTCTGCCCGAAAGTTATGGCAGGTATGGAGTTGGGCGCAATGGGCGATTAATCCGACTGTGGCGATGGCAAAATTAGCTAGTGAAAATACTAATAAACAGGCAAATCAAGAGTTATTGATTAATTTATCCCAAGTAATACGAGAGGTTGCTCTGCGTAATCTTGCCCGTCAAGCAGTTTTACTCTATGGTAAGAAAGATTTATCGTTAAATATACCTGAGAGCAAGTCAAATATTTTACCTGCGACAAAAACTCAAACTTTGCGAGAGATATTAACCGCAAGTCAATCTCCCGAAGAAATCGAACAAAAACCTGTTAATATCCTTATGGTAGGGCGCACGGGCGCTGGAAAAAGCAGTTTAATCAATACGTTATTTAATAGTCAAACTGCGGAAGTTGACGTTTTGCCTTCTACCACTGAAATTAAATCCTATCAGTGGCAAAAATCCACAGGAGAAAAACTAATTTTATGGGATACGCCGGGTTATGAGCAAATTAATCAAGCTGATTACTTGACAAATGTTCTAAATTATGCTAATGAATCAGATATAATTGTGATGCTAAATCCTGCTTTAGACCCAGCATTGGAGATGGATCGGCAATTTTTGTTAAAATTAAGGGAAAATGACATAGAAGTCCCTTTATTTTTAGTGGTAACACAAGTGGATCGTTTACGTCCACTACGGGAATGGCAACCGCCTTACGATTGGCAAAATGGGCAAAAACCGAAGGAAATTTCTATTAGAGGGGCGCTATCATATCGTCAGGAAACTTTGGGGGAATATTGTCGGCAAGTTTTACCTATAGTTACGGCTGACTATAGTAATAATCCTCGTGGTGCTTGGTATGATGATATTTTGGCAATGGCTTTATTAGAAGCGGTTACTCCTGCTAAACAAATGCGTCTCGCCCGATTTTTCCGCAATGTGGAGGCGAAAACGGCGGCGGCAGCGAAAATGATTGATAAGTATAGTTTTCAAATGGCTACTACTCAAGGATTAACTAATTTATTGAAAAGTCCTGTATTACAATTTATTTCTACTTTAACTACAGGTTCACCTCGTTTGGCTTATTTGTTGGCGGAAAAAATCCCTGTGGAGCAGTTACCGGTTGTCATTGGTAAGTTACAATTAGCCTACGATTTATTTTCTCTTTTTGATGATGATGACATCAAGTTTGATCTATTATCTTTATGGACTTTATTTGTCGATAGTCGCACTGATCCAGAAAAAGAGGCATGGGCGCTGGGTCATGCTTTAATGGAGTATTGGTGTCAGAATCTTAGTTTTTCCCAGTTACAAAGTCGCTATGATTTTTATTTGGAGGGCGCTAAACTTATTTAG
- a CDS encoding LysM peptidoglycan-binding domain-containing protein produces MEKTLEKIICPVCDYPEVTTNICPHCQTDLTTIRILENLSFLPPVSADNKKSFLSTPKLLIVITLILMFGGLTMYFISDYYYRMGRRALDIDNSNPEVIIQKVEESKQELRWCGGFNYRIKSGDSLYLLALRFYGDGEAWRLITEANPSITSPQNLQIGQVILIPNLVELCQNIEL; encoded by the coding sequence ATGGAAAAAACCTTAGAAAAAATTATTTGTCCAGTGTGTGATTATCCAGAGGTAACAACTAATATTTGTCCTCACTGTCAAACAGATTTAACCACCATCAGAATATTAGAAAATTTATCTTTTCTTCCTCCCGTAAGTGCAGACAATAAAAAGTCTTTTTTGTCAACACCTAAGTTATTAATTGTCATAACTTTAATTTTAATGTTTGGTGGTTTAACAATGTATTTTATTTCAGATTATTACTATCGAATGGGGCGGAGGGCGCTGGATATAGACAACTCAAATCCTGAAGTTATTATCCAAAAAGTTGAAGAAAGTAAACAAGAATTACGCTGGTGCGGAGGTTTTAATTATCGCATTAAATCAGGAGATTCTCTATATCTTTTAGCCTTGAGATTTTATGGAGATGGAGAAGCATGGCGTTTAATCACTGAAGCCAATCCAAGTATAACTTCCCCTCAAAATTTGCAAATTGGGCAAGTTATTTTAATTCCTAACTTAGTGGAATTATGTCAAAACATTGAATTATAA